The Zalophus californianus isolate mZalCal1 chromosome X, mZalCal1.pri.v2, whole genome shotgun sequence genome window below encodes:
- the LOC113931020 gene encoding melanoma-associated antigen B3-like: protein MTLLGVTFMKGNCCAEEQISEFPNIMAMQAGRKHFHLWEPRMLMTSDLVQQKYPEYHQKCSCYAGGPQEKACHAVKCLWRGPVWDGSRVKELQPGL, encoded by the exons ATGACTCTCCTGGGCGTGACCTTCATGAAGGGCAACTGCTGTGCTGAGGAGCAGATCTCAGAATTCCCGAATATAATGGCGATGCAGGCCGGGAGGAAGCACTTCCATCTGTGGGAGCCCAGGATGCTCATGACCAGCGATTTGGTGCAGCAAAAGTACCCCGAGTACCACCAG AAATGCTCTTGCTATGCGGGTGGCCCTCAAGAAAAAGCCTGTCACGCTGTCAAGTGCCTGTGGAGGGGGCCAGTGTGGGATGGGTCACGTGTCAAGGAACTGCAGCCTGGCCTCTAA
- the LOC113931573 gene encoding melanoma-associated antigen B18-like, with amino-acid sequence MPRGQKSKLRAREKRRQARGETQALKDAQATAAAAGESPSAACPPSGGRPAAATPSHPQGTASSTSADAALSCINSDEDARSQDGGSPRSSDGTQVSRRDPLNKKVVLLVHFLLEKYQKKEPITKADMLKLVLKKYKYHFNEILKRASEHMELAFGIDLKEVDPIRHCYTLISKLDLTVDGTMHEEENMPKTGILMIVLGVIFIRGNCAPEEQVWEVLNMMGVYAERRHLIYGEPRKIVTQDLVQLKYLEYRQVANSDPPRYEFLWGPRAYAETSKMRVLEFLAKIHDTVPSAFPPWYEEALKDEEERARARAAARAQTAAMARARSRALTSSFSHPK; translated from the coding sequence ATGCCTAGAGGTCAGAAGAGTAAGCTCCGTGCCCGTGAGAAACGCCGCCAGGCCCGTGGTGAGACCCAGGCTCTGAAGGATGCTCAGGCTactgcagcagcagcaggagagtcCCCCTCCGCCGCCTGTCCTCCCTCTGGGGGTAGACCTGCTGCTGCGACTCCTAGCCATCCTCAGGGAACCGCATCTTCCACCAGTGCTGATGCAGCTCTTTCATGCATCAATTCAGATGAAGATGCCAGAAGCCAAGATGGGGGAAGCCCCAGATCGTCTGATGGCACTCAGGTCTCACGCAGAGACCCATTAAACAAGAAGGTAGTTTTGTTGGTGCACTTCCTGCTGGAGAAGTATCAAAAGAAAGAGCCAATTACGAAGGCAGACATGCTGAAGCTTGTCCTCAAAAAGTACAAGTATCATTTCAATGAGATCCTCAAGAGAGCCTCTGAGCACATGGAGCTGGCCTTCGGGATTGATTTGAAGGAAGTGGATCCCATCCGGCACTGCTACACCCTCATCAGCAAACTCGACCTCACCGTCGATGGCACGATGCATGAAGAAGAGAACATGCCCAAGACCGGCATCCTGATGATTGTGCTGGGTGTGATCTTCATTAGAGGCAACTGCGCCCCTGAGGAGCAAGTCTGGGAAGTCCTGAATATGATGGGCGTCTATGCTGAAAGGAGGCACTTAATCTATGGGGAGCCCAGGAAGATCGTCACCCAAGATTTGGTGCAGCTAAAGTACCTGGAGTACCGCCAGGTGGCCAACAGTGATCCTCCACGCTACGAGTTCCTGTGGGGCCCGCGAGCCTATGCCGAGACCAGCAAGATGAGAGTCCTGGAGTTTTTAGCCAAGATTCATGATACCGTCCCCAGTGCCTTCCCGCCGTGGTACGAAGAGGCTTTGAAAGATGAGGAAGagcgagcccgagcccgagccgcAGCCAGGGCTCAGACCGCTGCCATGGCCAGGGCACGCTCCAGGGCCTTGACCAGCAGCTTCTCCCACCCTAAGTGA